In one window of Myxococcales bacterium DNA:
- a CDS encoding FHA domain-containing protein yields the protein MAAGLVVRIVDTKTGAQEERSFDRFPVRVGRNELNDLMLDSPFVSQFHAVIEAHNGVLHLRDLGSLNGTLLRGSGRAAANTPIDLTPYGGEFAIVTLIFQLQVMDVESTVTYRRQGRMVGLAEAESERRDDFGDSTQAGLNLGLEIGAAKAISQLTPFYQQQREATVYLLRSLEETLDTLEPEMRSRAVMAVRQQMPELSGDPEFKKLFAAHGIGEAEPMSTSNDAFAHRAILEMFATYLPNAPPPQSVDDIAMFLQCLQDSMDVFLRGFVRLREGHRQFEAQMDIRRGPEETGTADVESATTAEELARALLDFRSGSPDAPRDVEGAFADLMIHQVALLNGIMNGVKSLLAELSPAAIERYAEDPRRRGAGGLQIGPFRYRQLWELYAERHSDLADEEREAFGLIFGPDFARAYATFRRTATGQAWATGAVGTVRPER from the coding sequence TCGACTCACCCTTCGTGTCGCAATTTCACGCGGTTATCGAGGCGCACAACGGCGTGCTCCACCTGCGCGATCTGGGGAGCCTAAACGGCACCTTGCTCCGCGGCAGCGGGCGCGCCGCGGCGAACACGCCCATCGATTTGACGCCCTACGGTGGCGAGTTCGCCATCGTCACCTTGATCTTCCAGCTCCAAGTGATGGACGTCGAGTCGACGGTCACCTACCGGCGGCAAGGCCGCATGGTGGGCTTGGCGGAAGCCGAGAGCGAACGGCGCGACGACTTCGGCGACTCCACGCAAGCGGGCCTGAACCTCGGCCTGGAGATCGGCGCGGCAAAGGCCATCTCGCAGCTCACGCCCTTTTACCAGCAGCAGCGCGAGGCGACGGTCTACCTGCTCCGCAGTCTCGAGGAGACGCTCGACACGCTCGAGCCGGAGATGCGCTCGCGCGCCGTGATGGCCGTTCGCCAGCAGATGCCAGAGCTGAGCGGCGATCCCGAGTTCAAGAAGCTCTTCGCGGCACACGGAATCGGCGAGGCCGAGCCGATGTCGACGAGCAACGACGCCTTCGCGCATCGCGCCATCTTGGAGATGTTCGCGACCTACCTGCCGAACGCGCCTCCGCCACAGAGCGTCGATGACATCGCGATGTTCCTGCAGTGCCTGCAGGACTCGATGGACGTGTTCCTCCGGGGTTTCGTGCGCCTCCGCGAAGGCCATCGGCAGTTCGAGGCACAGATGGATATTCGCCGCGGCCCCGAGGAGACGGGCACCGCCGACGTGGAGAGCGCAACAACCGCCGAAGAGCTGGCGCGAGCACTCCTCGATTTTCGCAGCGGTTCGCCTGACGCCCCGCGCGACGTCGAGGGCGCGTTCGCCGATCTGATGATTCACCAGGTCGCGCTCCTGAACGGCATCATGAACGGTGTCAAGTCGCTGCTCGCGGAGCTCTCGCCGGCCGCCATCGAGCGTTACGCGGAAGATCCGAGGAGGCGTGGCGCCGGCGGCCTCCAGATTGGGCCGTTCCGGTACCGGCAGCTCTGGGAGCTCTACGCGGAGCGGCACTCGGACTTGGCCGACGAGGAGCGCGAGGCCTTCGGGCTCATCTTCGGACCGGACTTCGCGCGCGCGTACGCAACGTTTCGACGGACGGCCACGGGTCAAGCGTGGGCTACCGGCGCCGTCGGCACCGTGCGTCCCGAGCGCTGA